In one window of Terriglobia bacterium DNA:
- the queA gene encoding tRNA preQ1(34) S-adenosylmethionine ribosyltransferase-isomerase QueA, which translates to MKVADFDFELPQDLIAQYPLPERDQARLMVVDRKSGQISHHYFHELSEFVSAGDLLVLNNTKVLRARLFGHRLGTTADPHTRKSSIRSPIEVLLVKEIQPFLWEVLVRPGRKMRVGEVAVFGDGELRGEVESRSEFGLRSMRFECAGDLIETIQSLGHVPLPPYIRRKDVPADAADYQTVYARQVGAVAAPTAGLHFTENLLNRLQAKGVGRCEITLHVGLGTFRPIHVEEVEQHLMHSERYEIPAVAAKKISNARRDGGRIVAVGTTAVRTLEHVAREARGDIPESRGETDLFIYPGFRFEVISALITNFHLPRSTLLMLVAAFAGQDLILKSYRCAIQERYRFFSYGDAMLIL; encoded by the coding sequence ATGAAAGTCGCCGATTTTGATTTCGAACTGCCCCAGGATCTGATCGCGCAATATCCGCTGCCGGAACGCGACCAGGCTCGGTTGATGGTGGTGGACCGCAAGAGCGGACAAATCTCCCACCACTATTTTCACGAATTGAGCGAGTTTGTTTCGGCGGGAGATCTCCTGGTATTGAACAACACCAAGGTGTTGCGGGCGCGATTGTTTGGCCATCGTTTGGGGACCACGGCAGACCCCCACACCCGCAAATCCAGCATCCGGTCGCCGATTGAAGTATTGCTGGTCAAAGAAATTCAACCCTTCCTTTGGGAAGTCCTGGTAAGACCGGGAAGAAAAATGCGGGTGGGCGAAGTTGCGGTGTTTGGAGATGGAGAACTACGGGGAGAAGTCGAATCCCGCAGTGAATTCGGGTTGAGATCGATGCGCTTTGAGTGCGCCGGGGATCTGATAGAGACCATTCAGTCTTTGGGACATGTCCCTCTCCCCCCGTACATCCGGCGAAAGGATGTTCCAGCTGATGCGGCTGACTATCAGACCGTCTATGCGCGTCAGGTCGGGGCGGTGGCCGCCCCTACAGCGGGATTGCATTTTACGGAAAACCTGTTGAACCGGCTTCAGGCGAAGGGCGTTGGACGGTGTGAAATTACTCTTCACGTCGGCCTCGGAACGTTCCGGCCGATCCACGTGGAAGAGGTGGAACAGCACCTCATGCATAGCGAGCGCTATGAAATCCCCGCAGTCGCGGCCAAGAAGATCAGCAATGCCCGGCGAGATGGCGGTCGCATCGTTGCCGTGGGAACCACAGCGGTCCGTACCCTGGAACATGTGGCCCGCGAAGCGCGCGGAGACATTCCAGAGAGCCGCGGAGAGACCGATCTCTTCATCTACCCGGGTTTTCGATTTGAGGTGATCAGCGCCCTGATCACCAATTTCCACTTGCCGCGCTCCACGTTGTTGATGCTTGTTGCCGCCTTTGCCGGGCAGGATCTGATCTTGAAGTCGTATCGTTGTGCGATCCAGGAACGGTACCGGTTCTTCAGCTATGGCGACGCCATGCTGATCCTCTGA
- a CDS encoding vitamin B12-dependent ribonucleotide reductase: MASTEIEHKIQPSEIFPLSSVPFEPKLSDNAIKVLERRYLIKGADGRVVETPAEMFRRVAINLSQAELLYGATEEQRQDIENQFYASMAALDFIPNSPTMMNAGRELQQLSACFVLPVPDSIDGIFEAVKQAALIHKTGGGTGFAFSRIRPANDIVMTTRGVASGPVSFMKVFDAATETIKQGSTRRGANMGILRVDHPDILEFIAMKADMKTLTNFNISVAITERFMEAVEKNEDYELVNPKTKELEGKLNARDVFNLLVRNAWKNGDPGIIFLDRINRAHTTPHVMPIESTNPCGEQPLMPNESCNLGSINLGNMLNENSSRLDYEHLRRVIQLSVRFLDNVVDMNRYPVDAIREVTLGSRKIGLGVMGWADMLYRMEIPYNSEKAIQLAETAMAFIEDEGHRCSQMLAEERGVFPYWKGSTYEKRGIKMRNSTVTTIAPTGTISIIAGCSGGIEPQFALVFFRNVMDNTKLPEVHGYFRQVLEREGLYSEELMEKIAEHGSVQDMEAIPEALRRVFVTSHDITPEWHIRMQAAFQKYTDNAVSKTVNFPSSATPEEVERVYMLAYELGCKGVTIYRDGSRDNQVLNVGRMKEGKVAKEAAQPPVAVQEPATKTIPSGAFVRPDSMDASPTLKPRPDVVNGKTYRQQTPLGTAFVTVNSNGHLEPFEVFTNVGKAGSDTAAVAEAIGRLVSLVLRLPSSLSPTDRMKEIVKQLSGIGGKHFVGYGQKSVRSLPDAVAQVLAQHLGLVEPDLPATNGTISTRIGDLCPVCGNATFVYQEGCQKCYSCSHSEC; this comes from the coding sequence ATGGCTAGTACCGAGATCGAGCACAAGATTCAACCTTCGGAGATATTTCCGCTTTCATCCGTCCCGTTTGAGCCCAAACTTTCGGACAACGCGATCAAGGTCCTGGAACGCCGGTACCTTATCAAAGGGGCGGACGGAAGGGTTGTAGAAACGCCGGCGGAAATGTTTCGAAGGGTGGCCATTAACCTATCCCAGGCGGAGTTGCTCTATGGCGCCACCGAGGAACAGCGCCAGGACATCGAGAATCAGTTCTATGCCTCCATGGCCGCTTTGGACTTCATTCCCAATTCCCCCACGATGATGAATGCCGGGCGAGAGCTGCAACAGCTCTCCGCGTGCTTTGTGTTGCCGGTTCCGGATTCCATTGACGGGATTTTTGAGGCGGTTAAGCAGGCGGCCCTCATTCATAAGACCGGCGGAGGGACGGGCTTCGCCTTTTCGCGCATCCGGCCGGCCAACGACATCGTCATGACCACTCGTGGCGTGGCCAGCGGGCCCGTGAGTTTCATGAAGGTGTTTGACGCAGCCACCGAAACCATCAAGCAGGGCTCCACGCGCCGCGGGGCCAACATGGGAATCCTGCGAGTGGATCATCCCGATATTCTGGAGTTCATCGCGATGAAGGCGGACATGAAGACGCTGACCAACTTCAATATCTCCGTGGCCATCACGGAGAGATTCATGGAGGCGGTGGAAAAGAATGAAGATTACGAACTCGTCAATCCCAAGACGAAGGAGTTGGAAGGGAAACTCAATGCGCGGGACGTGTTCAACCTGTTAGTCCGGAATGCGTGGAAGAACGGAGATCCGGGGATCATCTTCCTCGACCGCATCAACCGCGCCCACACGACTCCGCACGTGATGCCGATTGAGTCCACGAACCCGTGCGGTGAGCAGCCGCTGATGCCGAACGAGAGCTGCAACCTGGGTTCGATTAATCTCGGGAACATGTTGAACGAAAACAGCAGCCGCCTCGACTATGAACACCTGCGCCGGGTCATTCAGCTGTCCGTTCGCTTTCTCGACAACGTGGTGGACATGAACCGGTATCCGGTCGACGCCATCCGCGAGGTGACGCTGGGCTCCCGGAAGATCGGGTTGGGGGTCATGGGTTGGGCCGATATGCTCTATCGGATGGAGATCCCCTATAACAGCGAAAAGGCCATTCAACTGGCGGAGACGGCGATGGCGTTCATTGAGGATGAGGGGCATCGCTGCTCTCAAATGCTGGCGGAGGAGCGGGGGGTCTTCCCCTACTGGAAGGGCTCCACTTACGAAAAGCGCGGAATCAAGATGCGCAACTCCACCGTCACGACGATTGCCCCCACTGGAACGATTTCGATTATTGCCGGCTGCTCCGGTGGAATCGAGCCCCAGTTTGCATTGGTATTTTTCCGCAATGTCATGGACAACACCAAGCTTCCGGAGGTTCACGGGTACTTCAGGCAGGTGTTGGAACGCGAAGGCCTCTACTCGGAAGAACTGATGGAAAAGATCGCCGAGCACGGTTCGGTCCAGGACATGGAGGCCATCCCGGAAGCGCTCCGCCGGGTCTTCGTCACCTCGCATGACATCACGCCGGAATGGCACATTCGGATGCAGGCGGCGTTCCAGAAATACACCGACAACGCGGTTTCGAAGACCGTGAACTTCCCCTCCAGCGCCACCCCCGAAGAGGTGGAGCGGGTTTACATGCTGGCTTACGAGCTGGGCTGCAAGGGCGTCACGATCTACCGCGATGGAAGTCGCGACAATCAGGTCCTCAATGTGGGCCGGATGAAGGAAGGAAAGGTCGCCAAGGAGGCGGCCCAGCCCCCCGTTGCGGTCCAGGAACCGGCGACGAAAACGATCCCGTCCGGAGCGTTCGTCCGCCCGGACTCGATGGATGCCAGCCCGACGTTGAAACCGCGCCCGGATGTCGTCAATGGGAAAACCTATCGACAGCAAACCCCCCTGGGGACGGCGTTTGTCACGGTGAATTCGAACGGGCATTTGGAGCCCTTTGAGGTTTTTACGAATGTGGGCAAGGCGGGCAGCGATACCGCGGCGGTGGCCGAAGCCATCGGGAGGCTGGTGTCGCTCGTGCTCCGACTGCCATCCAGTCTTTCACCCACTGATCGGATGAAGGAAATTGTCAAACAGCTTTCCGGCATTGGTGGAAAACACTTCGTCGGGTATGGTCAGAAAAGCGTCCGGTCATTGCCGGATGCCGTGGCACAGGTGCTGGCACAGCATCTCGGCCTGGTGGAGCCGGATCTGCCGGCGACGAATGGAACCATTTCCACGCGGATTGGTGATCTGTGTCCGGTATGCGGAAATGCGACGTTCGTCTATCAGGAAGGCTGCCAGAAGTGTTATTCCTGCTCTCATTCTGAGTGTTGA
- a CDS encoding glycoside hydrolase family 3 protein, whose protein sequence is MRLSHVVIFFIVFSFIGITPGKAQSSGTWSLDKDGEKWVEATLKTLSRDEKIGQLLIPVTTGQFTALDSDAFAKIKENIQKYHVGGYHVFGNELVSGALLINRMQDLAQVPLMITADFEGGVGYQFRDATRLPRAMAIGATGDPNFAYQAGKTAAEEGRALGVLVNFYPVVDVNNNPRNPIINIRSFGESVDAVEKMAVAYIQGTHDGGMMATAKHFPGHGDTSEDTHLMLPTLTIDKDRLEKVELPPFKAAIHAGVDAVMSAHIYFPALEPEKGVPATLSKNILTGLLRDELKFSNLIFTDAMDMHGVTASFSREEATVRAVQAGVDFVLFIPDVATSFNALKKALETGVLDEARIDQSVRRILRAKAAMGLHKNRYTDITHLDMAISTKPHLKVARDIAENATTLIKDEKNVLPLQLKPTDRVLILNVYDSATGWREGKPGGVFVREFQTRHPGSLVIELSDLTTLPEFELVRKVLPDFNIILINTFARVAAYRGSINLTENETFFLKQLATVNKPVITTVFGNPYIPMSVPELPAFVLTFEIYPDAELAAVEALTGEIPFRGKLPISLPGMFELGWGMKK, encoded by the coding sequence ATGAGACTGTCACACGTCGTAATCTTTTTTATTGTTTTTTCTTTCATCGGAATCACCCCCGGCAAGGCACAGAGTTCCGGCACTTGGTCACTCGACAAGGATGGTGAGAAATGGGTGGAGGCTACGCTGAAAACGCTCTCACGCGACGAGAAGATTGGCCAACTCCTCATTCCGGTCACAACCGGGCAATTCACTGCCCTCGACAGTGATGCATTTGCGAAGATCAAGGAAAACATCCAAAAATACCATGTCGGGGGATACCACGTTTTTGGAAATGAACTGGTCAGCGGCGCGTTGCTGATCAACCGCATGCAGGACCTTGCACAAGTCCCTTTGATGATCACGGCGGATTTCGAAGGGGGAGTAGGGTACCAGTTCCGGGATGCGACACGGTTGCCGCGAGCCATGGCCATCGGGGCCACCGGGGATCCCAACTTTGCTTACCAGGCAGGCAAGACGGCCGCCGAGGAAGGGCGGGCATTGGGCGTGCTGGTGAATTTCTATCCGGTCGTGGATGTAAATAACAATCCCCGCAACCCCATCATCAATATCCGCTCATTCGGGGAGTCGGTCGACGCGGTAGAGAAGATGGCGGTGGCCTACATTCAGGGAACCCATGACGGCGGCATGATGGCAACCGCCAAGCATTTTCCCGGCCATGGAGACACCAGCGAGGACACGCACTTGATGTTGCCCACTTTGACGATCGACAAGGATCGGCTCGAAAAGGTGGAACTTCCCCCCTTCAAGGCCGCCATACACGCCGGGGTCGATGCCGTGATGAGCGCGCATATTTATTTTCCGGCCCTCGAACCGGAAAAGGGCGTTCCCGCGACCCTCTCAAAAAACATCCTCACCGGACTGCTGCGCGATGAGCTGAAATTTTCGAATCTGATTTTCACTGATGCGATGGATATGCATGGTGTGACGGCCTCGTTTTCCCGGGAGGAAGCCACGGTTCGCGCGGTCCAGGCGGGGGTTGATTTTGTCCTCTTTATTCCGGACGTTGCAACCTCCTTCAATGCGCTGAAAAAGGCATTGGAGACCGGGGTCCTCGACGAAGCCCGAATCGACCAGTCCGTCCGGCGAATCCTCCGGGCCAAGGCGGCCATGGGCCTTCACAAGAACCGCTATACCGACATCACCCACCTGGATATGGCTATTTCTACGAAGCCACACCTCAAGGTCGCACGCGACATCGCTGAGAATGCCACGACGCTCATCAAGGATGAGAAAAACGTCCTGCCGCTCCAACTGAAGCCCACGGACCGGGTCCTGATCCTCAACGTTTACGACAGCGCCACAGGCTGGCGCGAGGGCAAGCCGGGAGGCGTCTTTGTGCGGGAATTTCAGACGCGGCATCCCGGCAGTTTGGTGATTGAACTTTCGGATTTGACGACGCTGCCGGAATTCGAATTAGTCCGCAAGGTGCTCCCGGATTTCAACATCATTCTGATCAACACCTTTGCCCGGGTCGCTGCCTACCGCGGCTCGATCAACCTGACCGAAAACGAAACTTTTTTCTTAAAGCAACTGGCCACTGTGAACAAACCCGTGATCACCACGGTGTTTGGTAACCCTTATATCCCGATGTCGGTTCCGGAGTTGCCGGCGTTTGTCCTGACATTTGAAATCTATCCCGACGCGGAGCTCGCGGCGGTCGAAGCCCTGACAGGCGAGATCCCGTTCCGGGGAAAACTCCCGATCAGTTTGCCGGGTATGTTTGAGTTGGGATGGGGGATGAAGAAGTAG
- a CDS encoding acyl-CoA dehydrogenase family protein, which translates to MNELLTAENLDYRARAREVAEKFVRPLAAELDREARYPWEIIEKLKEYGLMGEWIPKEYGGGQGGVLNLCLIVEELSRACGGVGVAYAVNALGSFPIIFGGTEEQKGRWLPDIATGKRLISFGLSEPTAGSDAASLKTRAEKRGEGYVLNGDKKWNTNGGAAEIYTIFCVTDPERGTRGISAIVAEKGAPGFVIGRKEDLMGIRCVSVHNLHFRDCSIPAANLLGGKEGIGFALAMQTLDNARPGVAAQAVGLAQGALDLALEYARGREQFGQPIVSFQGLQFMLADMATQVEAARQLVYYSARLLDTGAKNVSKVAAMAKVFATDTAMRVTTDAVQLFGGYGYCKDYPIEKYMRDAKITQIYEGTNQIQRLVIARSLIKESASMEPRLVERREPTTVG; encoded by the coding sequence ATGAATGAACTGCTGACCGCAGAAAACCTTGACTACCGTGCCCGCGCCCGTGAGGTAGCCGAGAAATTTGTGCGCCCGCTTGCCGCAGAATTGGATCGTGAGGCCCGCTATCCCTGGGAGATCATTGAAAAGTTGAAGGAATACGGACTCATGGGCGAGTGGATCCCGAAGGAATACGGCGGGGGTCAGGGCGGTGTCTTGAATCTGTGCCTGATTGTTGAAGAGCTCTCGCGCGCCTGCGGCGGCGTTGGGGTTGCTTATGCCGTCAACGCGTTGGGATCCTTCCCCATTATTTTCGGAGGCACCGAGGAACAGAAAGGCCGCTGGTTGCCGGATATCGCCACCGGGAAGCGGTTAATCAGCTTCGGGCTGTCGGAACCCACGGCCGGCAGTGATGCGGCCAGCTTGAAAACTCGCGCTGAAAAACGCGGGGAGGGCTATGTCCTCAATGGAGACAAGAAGTGGAACACGAACGGCGGGGCGGCGGAGATCTATACCATCTTTTGCGTCACCGATCCGGAACGAGGCACGCGCGGCATCAGCGCCATCGTGGCGGAGAAGGGCGCCCCCGGGTTTGTGATCGGCCGAAAGGAAGATCTCATGGGGATCCGCTGCGTCAGCGTTCATAACCTGCACTTTCGGGATTGTTCCATTCCGGCTGCGAATCTGCTGGGAGGCAAGGAAGGGATTGGTTTCGCCCTGGCGATGCAGACGCTCGATAATGCGCGGCCGGGTGTCGCGGCCCAGGCGGTGGGATTAGCGCAAGGCGCCCTCGATCTGGCGCTGGAGTATGCACGGGGCCGCGAGCAGTTCGGGCAACCCATCGTTTCTTTTCAGGGTCTCCAGTTCATGCTGGCCGACATGGCGACGCAGGTCGAAGCGGCCCGTCAGCTGGTCTATTACTCCGCGCGATTGCTCGATACGGGAGCCAAGAACGTCTCCAAAGTGGCGGCCATGGCCAAGGTCTTCGCCACCGACACCGCGATGAGGGTGACCACTGATGCGGTGCAGCTCTTCGGGGGGTACGGATATTGCAAGGACTATCCCATCGAAAAGTATATGCGGGACGCCAAGATCACGCAGATCTACGAAGGAACCAATCAGATTCAGCGGTTGGTCATTGCCCGGAGTCTCATTAAGGAGTCTGCTTCGATGGAACCGAGACTGGTAGAGAGGCGGGAACCTACGACGGTGGGTTAG
- a CDS encoding NYN domain-containing protein has translation MDSRIAVFIDFDNMALSMREDETFRLSLILDRLKEKGKILLKRAYSDWTRFQKYQRELQENGVEMIEMPTRGIQQKNAADIKIVIDALETAFARDYVDIFAIVSGDSDFTPLVSKLREYNKTVIGFGHQKTTNRLLIDQCDEFIFYDALVRAQSSRKPAPRSGAAAPIEPDFELLRDALQALGREGISEPHFSHVKQVLLRKNPAFDESALGYKSFGKFLEAAQRKGVVKLVRDKKQNVSKVVIPE, from the coding sequence ATGGACAGCCGCATTGCCGTATTTATCGACTTTGACAACATGGCGCTCAGCATGCGGGAGGACGAGACGTTTCGCCTCTCTCTGATCCTGGATCGCCTCAAAGAGAAGGGTAAAATTCTCCTGAAACGCGCCTATTCGGACTGGACGCGATTTCAGAAATACCAACGGGAGCTTCAGGAAAATGGCGTCGAGATGATCGAAATGCCCACCCGTGGCATCCAGCAGAAGAACGCCGCTGACATCAAGATTGTGATCGACGCGCTGGAGACCGCCTTTGCGCGGGATTATGTGGATATCTTCGCCATCGTGTCCGGAGACAGCGATTTCACGCCCCTGGTGTCCAAACTGCGGGAATACAACAAGACGGTGATCGGCTTCGGGCATCAGAAGACCACAAACCGGCTCTTGATCGATCAATGCGACGAATTCATCTTTTATGATGCCCTGGTGCGGGCCCAATCTTCGCGCAAACCCGCCCCCCGGAGTGGAGCGGCCGCCCCCATCGAACCGGATTTCGAATTGCTCCGGGACGCCCTCCAAGCCCTTGGCCGCGAGGGGATCAGCGAGCCACACTTCTCTCATGTTAAACAAGTTCTACTCCGCAAGAATCCCGCCTTCGATGAAAGCGCCCTGGGCTACAAATCCTTCGGTAAATTTCTGGAAGCGGCTCAGCGCAAGGGAGTCGTGAAACTGGTCCGGGATAAGAAGCAGAACGTTTCCAAGGTGGTGATTCCAGAATAG
- a CDS encoding BON domain-containing protein, which yields MKKMGSLFVILLLIVFLSASTSPAFWGSSQGQDEATKTTAKRAQASSGPALDDAGIASVIKGKFAKSNLTKDAAIEVDVKDGVVTLKGKVQHGYQKGGATRMAKTVRGVKSVNNLIEVESASGSGSSSKGK from the coding sequence ATGAAAAAAATGGGGTCTCTCTTCGTAATTTTACTTCTCATCGTATTTCTCTCCGCTTCGACCAGTCCGGCCTTCTGGGGGAGCAGTCAAGGGCAAGATGAAGCCACAAAAACAACGGCAAAACGGGCTCAGGCTTCCTCCGGTCCCGCCTTGGATGATGCCGGCATTGCTTCCGTCATCAAAGGGAAGTTTGCCAAGTCCAACTTGACGAAAGATGCGGCGATTGAGGTGGACGTGAAAGATGGCGTGGTCACGTTAAAAGGGAAGGTGCAGCACGGCTATCAAAAGGGAGGCGCCACCCGGATGGCCAAGACCGTGCGCGGCGTCAAGAGCGTGAACAATCTGATTGAGGTCGAAAGCGCTTCCGGATCAGGATCCTCTTCAAAGGGCAAGTAG
- a CDS encoding isocitrate dehydrogenase (NAD(+)), protein MIHNVTLIPGDGIGPEVISAARRVIEATGVTIHWEEINAGGEALKQYGTLLPDALIESIKRNRVALKGPITTQVAEGFPSLNVRLRKMFDLYANFRPIKNMPNVPCRFGDIDLIVVRENTEDLYAGLEHEVVPGVVESLKIITERASTRIARFAFEYARKHGRHEVCAVHKANIMKMSDGLFLNCVRIVASQYPEIKYRELIVDNTCMQLVINPQQFDMLLLENLYGDIISDLGAGLIGGLGLVPGANIGVDGAIFEAVHGSAPDIAGKGVSNPTAVMLSSALLLEHLNELEAGRRLRSAIEGVYAEGNQITRDLGGTANTQQFTEAVLRKIKSV, encoded by the coding sequence ATGATTCACAATGTCACTCTGATTCCGGGCGATGGGATCGGTCCCGAGGTGATCAGCGCCGCGCGACGCGTCATCGAGGCGACCGGCGTTACTATTCACTGGGAAGAAATCAACGCCGGAGGAGAAGCGCTCAAACAATACGGGACCCTTCTACCTGATGCGCTGATTGAATCGATCAAGCGAAACCGGGTGGCGCTCAAAGGTCCCATCACCACCCAGGTGGCCGAAGGATTCCCCAGCCTGAACGTCCGCCTTCGGAAGATGTTTGACCTCTACGCAAATTTCCGGCCCATTAAGAACATGCCGAATGTTCCCTGTCGGTTCGGCGACATTGATCTCATCGTCGTCCGGGAAAACACGGAGGATCTCTACGCCGGCCTGGAACACGAAGTGGTCCCCGGCGTGGTGGAGAGCTTGAAAATCATCACCGAACGCGCGTCCACCCGCATTGCGCGGTTCGCGTTCGAATACGCTAGAAAGCATGGCCGCCACGAAGTGTGCGCGGTCCACAAGGCCAATATCATGAAGATGAGCGACGGCCTTTTTCTCAATTGTGTCCGCATCGTCGCCAGCCAGTATCCGGAAATCAAATACCGGGAGCTCATCGTCGATAACACCTGTATGCAACTCGTGATCAACCCGCAGCAATTCGATATGCTGCTGCTGGAAAACCTTTACGGCGATATTATCTCGGACCTGGGCGCGGGATTGATCGGGGGACTCGGTCTGGTTCCCGGAGCCAACATCGGCGTCGATGGGGCCATCTTTGAAGCGGTCCATGGTTCTGCTCCGGATATTGCGGGCAAAGGCGTGTCCAACCCGACGGCGGTGATGTTGTCGTCGGCCCTCCTGCTCGAACATCTCAACGAACTCGAGGCCGGCCGCCGCCTGCGTTCCGCCATCGAGGGCGTCTACGCCGAAGGCAATCAGATCACCCGGGACCTGGGAGGAACGGCCAATACGCAGCAGTTCACGGAAGCGGTGCTGAGGAAGATCAAATCCGTTTGA
- a CDS encoding tryptophanase yields the protein MKSIIEPFKIKVVEQIKMTTREDREHFLSEAGYNPFLIDAENVIIDLLTDSGTAAMSADQWAALAQGDEAYAGSRSWNRFKASVQDIFGFKHVIPTHQGRAAERILFSCMVKKGDVVPNNTHFDTTRANIEYVGGEAVDLVIPEGRQPATLHPFKGNMDVNALRQCIERAGRERVPLVMLTLTNNSGGGQPVSMANIRAVRRVCDEFKIPLYLDACRFAENAYFIKLREEGYAGRSPREIAREMFSSADGCTMSAKKDGLANIGGFLATQDDALAQQEKNLLILTEGFPTYGGLAGRDLEAIAVGLNEVLHEDYLNYRIVSTHYLGDHIAREGVPIVQPPGGHAIYIDAAAFLPHIPRSQYPGQTLVAELYLEAGIRAVEIGSVMFGKADPKTGEEIPSPMELVRLAIPRRVYTQSHIDYVVEAILGVWERRQDIRGLKMTYQAPFLRHFTARFEPLQESLTGALPARGA from the coding sequence ATCAAGTCCATCATTGAACCCTTTAAGATCAAAGTAGTCGAACAGATCAAAATGACGACCCGGGAGGACCGGGAACATTTCCTGTCCGAGGCGGGATACAACCCTTTTCTCATCGACGCGGAGAATGTAATCATCGACTTGCTGACGGACAGCGGGACCGCCGCGATGAGCGCCGATCAGTGGGCGGCCTTGGCCCAGGGCGACGAGGCGTATGCCGGCAGCCGGAGTTGGAACCGTTTCAAGGCGTCCGTTCAAGATATTTTCGGCTTCAAGCACGTCATCCCCACCCATCAGGGACGTGCCGCGGAGCGCATCTTGTTCTCCTGCATGGTGAAGAAAGGGGATGTCGTACCGAACAACACCCATTTTGACACGACGCGCGCCAACATTGAATATGTGGGCGGAGAGGCCGTGGACCTGGTGATCCCCGAAGGGCGACAACCCGCCACGCTGCACCCGTTCAAGGGGAACATGGATGTGAACGCCTTGCGCCAGTGCATCGAGCGCGCCGGGCGCGAGCGCGTTCCGTTGGTCATGCTGACCCTGACGAATAATTCCGGCGGCGGTCAACCGGTCTCCATGGCAAATATTCGCGCGGTGCGCCGGGTGTGTGATGAATTCAAAATTCCGCTCTATCTGGACGCCTGCCGTTTTGCCGAAAACGCCTATTTCATCAAACTCCGCGAGGAGGGTTATGCCGGCCGGTCTCCCCGTGAGATTGCCCGCGAAATGTTCTCATCTGCTGATGGATGCACGATGAGCGCGAAGAAGGACGGTCTGGCGAATATTGGCGGGTTCCTGGCGACTCAAGATGACGCCCTGGCGCAGCAGGAGAAGAACCTGTTGATCCTGACGGAGGGTTTCCCCACTTATGGCGGGCTCGCGGGCCGCGATCTGGAAGCGATTGCCGTAGGATTGAATGAAGTGCTTCATGAGGACTACCTGAATTATCGGATCGTCTCGACCCACTACCTGGGCGACCACATTGCCCGTGAGGGGGTGCCCATTGTTCAGCCTCCGGGTGGACATGCGATTTACATCGACGCGGCAGCCTTCCTCCCCCACATTCCCCGGTCGCAATACCCCGGTCAGACCCTGGTCGCAGAGCTGTACCTGGAAGCGGGCATTCGCGCGGTTGAAATCGGCTCCGTGATGTTCGGCAAGGCGGACCCCAAAACCGGCGAGGAGATCCCCTCCCCCATGGAACTGGTGCGGCTGGCCATCCCCCGGCGGGTGTACACACAATCGCACATCGATTATGTCGTGGAAGCGATCTTGGGGGTCTGGGAGCGGCGCCAGGACATCCGGGGCTTGAAGATGACCTATCAGGCGCCCTTCTTGCGCCATTTCACCGCGCGCTTCGAGCCCTTGCAGGAGAGCTTGACGGGCGCTCTTCCAGCGCGAGGAGCCTGA
- a CDS encoding metallophosphatase family protein, producing MRYLIITDVHSNLDALDAVFQAESENYEQVLCCGDVVGYGPSPNEVIERLIACEATVIRGNHDKVACGIDDTAWFNESAERAILWTRRELTPDYQKFLLDLPEGPWISSHHGFQLVHGSLLDEDQYLYDEGDAYDALKATTVPITFFGHTHLPCFFALNSRGDLISEFIDETTPQSRATIRLDESTHYLINPGSVGQPRDRDPRAGYALFDPDKRTVELKRVEYDIEAVQEKMEKKGLPEYLIQRLAVGR from the coding sequence ATGCGCTACCTGATCATAACTGACGTGCACTCCAACCTGGATGCCCTGGACGCGGTGTTCCAGGCCGAGTCGGAGAACTACGAACAGGTCCTGTGTTGTGGCGACGTGGTGGGCTATGGGCCAAGCCCGAACGAGGTGATCGAGCGGTTGATTGCCTGTGAGGCGACGGTCATCCGCGGGAACCACGACAAGGTCGCTTGTGGCATTGATGATACGGCATGGTTTAACGAATCGGCAGAAAGGGCGATCCTTTGGACGCGCAGAGAGCTCACCCCGGACTACCAGAAGTTTCTTCTGGATTTGCCGGAAGGGCCCTGGATTTCATCGCACCACGGATTTCAACTCGTTCACGGCTCCCTCCTCGATGAAGACCAGTATCTTTATGACGAAGGCGATGCCTACGACGCCTTGAAAGCCACCACGGTGCCCATCACGTTCTTTGGCCATACGCATCTGCCTTGCTTCTTTGCCCTGAACAGCCGCGGGGACCTCATTTCCGAATTTATTGACGAGACCACCCCGCAAAGCAGAGCCACCATTCGACTGGATGAAAGCACTCATTATCTGATAAATCCCGGCTCCGTCGGACAGCCGCGTGACCGGGATCCCCGGGCAGGCTATGCGCTCTTTGACCCCGACAAAAGGACTGTGGAATTGAAGCGGGTTGAGTACGACATTGAAGCGGTGCAGGAGAAAATGGAGAAAAAGGGGTTGCCTGAATATCTTATTCAGCGTCTCGCGGTCGGAAGATGA